The Coffea arabica cultivar ET-39 chromosome 2c, Coffea Arabica ET-39 HiFi, whole genome shotgun sequence genome includes the window TGCTGAAAATTTGGATCGTAGTTTTCTGACAAAAAATTTGTGTGTTTTTATAAGCACACTATTCAATTtgcttttttatttcacattcaTTAAATCGCTACAGTATACTCTTATACTAAAGGtccaaaaaatagcaattcaaacgaCACAACCTTAATGCCATCTTAGCCACTGCGTCATTCTCAAGCTAAAATCCAACCTTGCAATATATTAGAACCAATAATATAGaagttttgtgcaaccaaaaaATTGTAAAAGAAGATGCGAGGAGTGTAATGAGAGCAGACTATTTTCAAgtaataaaaaagatttttcTAATTGCAATAGCAACAATGAAAGACTGCATTTCTGTCTTACTAGTTACTACTACTATGAACATAAAATTTTAccttttcccctttccctttcGTGGCACGACTGGAGTACTGGGGATCTGGGATTGTTTAGGCCAAAAagtagaaaaggaagaaagaggcCAAAAAAAAGAGCTCCCAGTCATCACTCATCACCATCAGGCATAAACGCGGTTCCCGCTATTCACGTAAAAGAGCTCGATAAAAGTCCATATACTAGAGAGAAAACGCGTACACATCATCCATGGGCAGGAACGGTTGTCAGTGCAATAGTTCCAGAAGTTTGTGTTTATTTTGCACATGACGTAATATCATTTGTACATAATATGACATTAGAATAACAGTGAGTAACACTAATACAATATTTTGTGGATTCCACGCATGTTAAAATCTAGACTTTACAAATTTTGTTGGCCAAATCTTAGCCATTAACTGCCCCTCTCCCTAATGATAGACAGTAATGACAAATTTGCAGGTATGCACAGCTGCTGACTCCGCCGCTACAAAATTATGGTCCTCCAAAAAGCATCACGGAACGCCGGTCACTGCCCAGCCTTCTAAGGCTTCTAAGGCTTCTAAGGCTTGGGGTCAACCTTGACCTCCCACCAAAAATTATGACGGTTTTCGTGGATCATTTTCGATGAAATTTTTATTCACATCATGTTCCTTTCTCCTTTCCCTAGATTATGTTAGTTTAGATTAGAGGAATCATATCattgtgacaaaaaaaaaaaaaaaaaaaaagaagcatcaCGGAACAACCATTGCTCAATAGCCACTAAAAAGGAACAAGTTTCTTTTTGAATTGTAGATCGAGGTTCAAATCTCACTTAcaatgaaaaaatttaaaagtgatGTCAAAGCACTTCTTTGAtctgtataaaaaaaaaaaaaatcatcacgAAACCCTCCCCCTCCTTCCCCCAGTTTAACCTTACTGTTTAATTTAATGTTAATCACTCAAACCAAACCATTATGCTGCTTCTCTACCTTATTCACTTGCTCACTCTCATAGATCATTTCCAATGAGGTAGAATAATAGTGTGTATTTATCCTTTTAGAGATGATTGGATATAAATGTTAAAATCAcaattgaaaattattttgctttcttttctctcttatcTTTTCCAATTGAGATAGTGATGAAAGTCAAATTCCAACATATCAACTGCAGGAGGATGGATTGATGCACATTACCGCATAggttgacattttttttttttttaatgattttagtgTACTAGGTTAAAGAATCAATTGTTGATATGTTATCGTTCAATTAGTAAGGTTATTGGCTAAAATTCAATGTCACTCTTCTTTTATCAACAGAAAAGTCTATGCGTGCCACCAACCTCGCCCCCACcctccaatatatatatatatatatatatatatatagtgtatCAAATCTCTCTTCTGTCTTTCCAAACTTCTGATTCGTGCTTTGTTTAATTCATCATGGTACTAGGAATAAACATGTCAAGTGCCATATGGAACAGGTGACCCCCCTTCTCAATAGCTGTCTATCATTTTGGATTACTGTGGAAGGCAAAATCATACTACATGATGAGTTGAACCCTTGACTTTCGTTATCATTTAACAACTTTTGGTTCCTTAATTGTCTTCTGACGGATTTGTCAAATAAAACATGCTCGCCAGTTTAGTTTGAATGACTATCCAAGTCAGTAAGAAAAATCAAGGGTTGTTATCGATGTCGACAAAAGTGATGTGAACACCATAAATGCTAGTCTTCCAAGGGTAACAATTCCATGGACCAAGCGCAACGGTTTCCgtgcctttttcttcctttctcccTTTGTCAAAAGTTGAACAACAAATTCTCTGTTTTCTCGTATGGTATTCTTTGTTCTTCTGTTCCAGAAATACTACTTGAATTTCTCTCTATCCATTGATGCTCAAGTGTGATCAAAGGTGACCCTTCTTTTGTCTtaagatttctttttcttgatttgattgCTTTCAGTTCATTGTGCACTTCTTTATGCATGATGAGAATCAGCACGTATCAATTCCTTATCAGAGtgttgttacctttttgtttggTTCTTACTTCGTTAGAATTTGATCCTGAGGATAAGTATTTAATTGACTGCGGATCACTTGATGATACATCTGTTGGTGATCGGGTTTTCTTGGCTGATAGCCTGAATTCCAGTACTCTTTCAACCCCAGAAAAGATATTCCTCAATGCAAGTTCAAATTCTATACCATCCACCTATGGTAGAGCTTTGTATCGGACTGCAAGAATTTATAATGGAACCTCCCGCTACTCATTTACAATGAAGAAAACAGGGAGGCACTGGATTCGTCTCTATTTCTTTCCCTTCGTTAATCAGTATCTCAATCTGAGCACTTCTAAATTCTCTGTTTCCGCTCAAAATTTCACTCTTTTGAAGGATTTCCAGCCATCAGGTGCCCCTACAGTTAAAGAATACTCACTGAACTTGACTGACAACATTCtggtcttaacctttactcctTCGACCAATTCTTTTGCTTTTCTCAATGCTTTAGaagtaatttcactccctaaTGAGCTGATCCCTTCTGGTGCTAAAACTGTTGATTCAAATGGAGAGAACCGAAATCTAGAGAGGCAAGCTCTGGAGACGGTGGCCCGGATAAATATGGGTAATGAAACAGTACCTCCTCAAAATGATACCTTGTGGAGACTTTGGACATCTGATTCTACATATTTGGCAAGTTCTGCTCTTGTTGTGTTTGTATCGAATATTGGATTTGTCAATTACTCAAGCGGAAGAGTTAGTGAGAATATTGGTCCCTTTTCAGTCTATGGCACTGCCACGAAACTGAATACCGCCTCAGATGAACGTTACATGATCAACGCAACCTGGCTGTTCCATGTAGATCATGGTTTTGATTACTTTGTCCGTTTCCATTTCTGTAATATATTGAATCCTGTTCCTGATAATCTATACTTCAATGTTTTCCTGAATTATGACTTTGCTGCTAAAGATCTTAATCTGAGCACTTCTGGTGTCCCTCACTACATGGATGTTGTAACAAGGGCAGATAGTGTTGATCAGCTGAGCGTGAGCATTGGTACGTCAAGTGTGCAGAATGCATTGCCAAACGGGATTCTTAATGGTCTGGAAATCATGAAAATAAGCAATTCTAAGGACAGTCTTGATGCTTCAGATGCTGAAAGTCAGTTCAAGGCAACAACTTCCAAGTCAAAAGTGTGGGTGTATGTCGGTTCTGCTCTTGGGTTGTCAGTTATTGTGATCGTCCTGGTTTTGGTTTTTGCTCTTCTTTGTAGAGGGAGAAGGCGCAAGCACATGGTTCACTCGACATTGGACCAGTATGCTATGACAGGAGTGAGTACAGAGGAGAAGGAACATTCCATTGAATCCTCAATCATTTCACAATCAAAGAGAGGCTACCGCTTCCCCTTTGCTGCAGTTCAGGTAGCAACAGACAACTTCAGTGAAAGTCAACTTATTGGTGTTGGGGGATTCGGAAAAGTTTACAAGGGAGCTTTGAGCGATGGCACAAAGGTGGCCGTTAAGAGAGGATTTCCTCAGTCCAGACAAGGTGTTGCGGAATTCAAGACAGAAATTGAGATGTTGTCCCAATTTCGTCACCGCCACCTTGTTTCACTGATTGGATATTGTGATGAAAGAAACGAGATGATCATAATTTACGAGTACATGGAGAATGGAACCCTCAAGGATCATTTGTACGGATCAGACCAACCAAAACTAAATTGGAGACACAGGCTTCAGATTTGCATCGGGTCGGCTAGAGGACTTCACTATCTGCATACTGGATCCAATAAGGCAATCATTCACCGTGATGTCAAGTCTGCAAACATCCTTCTTGATGAGAACCTAATGGCAAAAGTTGCTGATTTTGGAATATCCAAAACTGGACCTGAGTTTGACCAGACTCACGTTAGTACAGCCGTAAAAGGAAGTTTTGGTTATCTTGATCCCGAGTACTTGACCACACAACAATTGACAGACAAATCAGACGTCTACTCTTTTGGAGTTGTAATGATTGAAATTCTCTGTGGAAGGCCTGTTATTGATCCATCACAACCAAGGGAGAGGGTAAACTTGGTGGAATGGGCAATCAAGTGTTTCAGCATAGGAGAGATGGAAGCACTTGTAGATCCTCATATTGAAGGCCAAGCGAAACCTGAATCTTTAATGAAGTTTAAGGAGACAGCTCTAAAATGCTTGGCAGATCTTGGTGCTAACAGACCTCCAATAGGAGATGTGCTATGGAATTTGGAAGCTGCCCTTCAACTTCAAGGAAGTGATCAAAGGGAGGGCAATGAGCAATCAACTAATCTCTATTCAGAGACTAGAGTCTCTACAGCACAATTTAGCATGGGAAGTGTAGATGGTCTTGCCGGGGTATCAATGAGGAGGGTGTTCTCCCAAATGGTCAGAGCTGAAAATGCTGTAGATCAAAGCCAGAAAGATACTAATATATGATCATTAAAAATAGGAAGCCTAAAACTCTAATATTCTTGCTTGAGGTATTGCGTAGGACTGTGTACAAAGAAAGAGATCGCCATGACCTCTATTTGACTGATTCAACAACCATGTCAATGGAGTGTCGCAGGTTTATTACAGCTTTATAGTGGAGTTTTTGTCTGATTATTCTAGAAGCTAGGTTGGCCTTTCCAACCATTTGTATGCTTGTTTGCGATTTATTACAACAAATCATTGCCTGCGAGAATAAAAGTGTAGCCAAGCCCATTGGAGCAAAACTCCTGTCCTTTTTGAGACCTTGTTATCATGGCCACGTTAATCGAGGATGAGTTTTAGattgtatttttttattatatgaaAACTACTGCATAATAATCCATCAATCAATcataaaaattgtaaatttctcATACAAGTTTTTGCTCAGATAATCGACAAATTGCGCCTACATTTAATCtattatatatagtttttataTTGATATAAGAAATAATTACTCTGCTACACTCAGTAATTTAACCAAATCTCTAGTTTCTAATTAGAGATGACCTATAGTGATCCAATCATGCAAAATTTTGACCGAATTAATTTGCCAGTAGTATTAAAAAAGTGTAGCTATCATTTCTTTGATGTGACAATACAAATAATAAATTCTACAGAGAATGGAAGCAAACATGCTTAGTTTTAAGTAATAACAGTCCCAAACTCAACttcattcatttaaaaatttcaaTATAAATGTCAAATTTAGCACCTGAAGcgcgcgcgcacacacacacacacaaaaaagaaTGAATGAACACTAACTGCAGGAAAAGAAACTTGgagaaaatttttctttgaatatGCTTTGGGACTTGGTATCTCGTTTTCGTTTATTGACAATGCAAAGTCAAAgctaatttatttgtttattttagaAGTTAGATGTTATATTCATGACCAAAATATATCCCAAAAACACCTTTAAAATGCCACCAAAAATATTTCCACTAAAATATTTTCATATGTATTAttatagtaaaatattttaacATCTTATCCAGACGAAGCCATATGTTTTTGTATCTCAAGGTTGTGATGTTCCCATTTCTCTTATATATGCGCGTGAAACTGAAGATTTTAAGCATTCTCAAGCGATAGAGCTAGAACTTTCTCATAGATGCATATATTCGTCCAAATAACACTTATGATAGACGAAAATTATACAAGGGCACACAGGCTATGCGaaagaggttttttttttggaaaaagggTTGTTGCACGCTGGCCATGCACACAGGCTATGTGAAATAGGTATGATCGCAAGTTTTGTAGCTCGGGGTCCCACCACCACCGATCTCTTATTTTTGGAAACAACGGGAGGCATCGCTAGGTTTTTTCTAATTTAAATTACACTAATTTCTTTTGTCACCGGAACAAAACAAATTCTTAATATGCGTGATTTTCTCATATTGCAAGATTTTAACATTGTTCATATATGTACCTTTAGAATTCGGAAGTTAGAGCACTTTTTTATGTATAAATCAAATTATACAAGGGCAAAATTTGAAAAGATAATATAATCTCTCTCCTCCAATGTAATTTACATATAAGTGCTGTTATTTGCTTTGATAGTGAATTatttacaaaaatttatttacttatatCATTAATACATTTTCTAACcaccttttttatctcacatacatcatatcaaaaaagtgttacaatttctttcaaaaaattataccaaataatctactatccaaacacGTCTATGTTAAACAAATTATCATTCCAAGGGAGTCATGTGAGATTTTTGAAACTTCAAGAGTATTAAGTGGTATTAGGATAAATCTGAGggaaggtttctaaaattaacCCTAATAGATAAGGTAATGGGATGATAAGAGAACAGAAAACGTATCTGCACCGTTAGACTTGGTAGTTGGTACAGCTAGTGCAATACAGTTGAATATTGGTACTATTTTAATCTAGGGTATTTCAggaattttatttaaaaactcTTAACATAGCTAAATTATTTTTGTGCATCTTCAtcggatttgagcaaaatattgaAGTATTTTGGGGGAAGGCAGAAACGCGGCGTTTTGTTTAGTAAGGATTCAAAATACCGTTAAGTCGGTGAGTGACCGAAACGGAATTGGGGCCCCCGTCAAGATTAGTAATAACAGAATCATTTCTCTCTCTCCactatttctctctctctcgtatCTTCTTCCCCTTATTTCCTCTGCTCTCTGATCATAACACAACACTACCTAGCCAATGGCTTCTCGCATTTTTCTTGGCAGAACCGTAGTTCTTGGCAGAACCGTGGCTCGTCAACTCCAAGGAGGCTGCCAGCCCTCCATCGTCGGCCACAATGTCTACTGTGCGGAGGAAGTTCTTGAAATCGATGAACCTGCTAGACGGATTGGTAAATTGTTGACAAATTGTTATCAATCTTTGGTGAACGTCCAAATGGTTAACATATACAACGGTAAAGGGGGTAAATAAATAATAGCTTGGTGATATATTTAGCAAAGGAAACTAGTTGACAGGGTATGCCTTTGAATGCAGCAAATTTGACCAGTAACATCAAGGTATGATTTTGGCTTTTGGGTGAGGAGGCAAACTTCAAATGAATGGGAATGAACCCTCCCTCCACGTTCCTGTGGAGAGGCGGGCACCGGACTCTGCCGCAGTAATCCTCCATATTTGACCAATACGTAAAAAAATTATTGCGTTctccgtgaacacattttttacaatccaaacacaacctaagaGGAAAGTCGACAGAAAAATCctgtcgaaaaaaaaaatccttagtTTAGTTTAAAGGGGAGAGGAAGTCGATGAAAAAACCCTGTCgaaagaagttgattgaaatgACGGCCACCAcaataaagtgtcaaagtatACCGCAGAGCAAAGTTGAGAATTTGCTTGGTaccaaaaatagaaatttctcATTTGAAATTGAAAACGCAGGAGTAGTACTTTACTGTTAACAATAAAACTTGCTCCTCCAACCCAGGTTAGGGAGTCAGTTGTACACGGTATCCTTCCTTCTAATACCCTATCTATCCCCTATCTAGctggctgctgctgctgctgcttacATAGCACACCCGCTTCCGCAGAGTCCAGGGTCAGGGCTCTCACCCGACCAAAGGCCAATCCACACCGCCGGCCGACAAACAACaaaagaaccaaaaaattttcaggttaatcAAGGAAAGCCCAGCTTCTGAATTGCAGAAACAGGCTcctttaaaaataacaaaatagtGCTTGGGAAATGTGTTCATggaaaacaaataataaaatagagatcaatttaaaaataaaaaataaaacatggaGATCAGTTAATATAATAATGCCACCCACAGATACTGTAAACATGAACATGCATTCAAAATGCAGAAACTGAATGCACATTCATAGAAAGTACAAAATAAGTCAAATTTGAACTCGTATGATGCTAGATGTTCAAGAGCCCAACAAATGGGTTCAGTAAGTTCGATGGCAACCTCAATACTACAACCATAAGGTGAACCAAAACTCAGCTAAAAAGgttaaatacaaaatttgaCTAACTAGATATAGGAGGAAGAGGACTAGTAAGATGTCCACCTAAGAAATATGATATCAAAATTAACTAGTGCCTAACTAGAAGTACACATCTTTGAAAAATTGCTATCCAACCCGTATGTGATTTTACAAGAACTCCAACGGTAAGACAATTGCTTAATACCCAAAGCAATTTAAACTTACTTATTGATCTAACTTttgtaaaaaatttaattaaaactTCAGGCAAATATGAAAATTTAGCCAATTTTGGAGAAATGTACCCAAATTGGGGAATTGCCGGGCAACTCACGCGCTTTATCTGCTATTGCCTACCGGTACATCTTTTACAGGTTAGCTCCCATTGCAACGCGTCAGGTGATAAATAACGTAACGGGACAAAAGGCAAGTCATGTACGAATGATCGGACAACAGTTAACGTATATCCACCATTTTGCTTGGTTTTTAATATTGTATGGTAGAGCTAGTATAACCCCGAGGAGTATTGGACTACTATTTTAAATTTAAGGTATTCGAAGGGCTAGATTTTCTTTAAAAACCTTTAACATATTAGCCCACGGCtaccttttgaaatttttgtacaaaaaaaaaatattataaccatttgatgtatacaaAATAAAAGGATGATTGAAATATGTGTCTAcgaaaaatctaaaattttttttagagtGCTTTCCAAACAACATATTTGAATAGTAACGGaacaaaatgttttttttttttgataaggaAGTAACTGAACAAAATGTTAAAATGTGGTTATCTTAAATGTGATAATTAAAATCATGTCAAGAAATGGAGAGTTATAAATACGCTAATTGGCAATCATGTACTAACCATTCTTAGTTCATGTAATAAGGAGTTTAATATGCCCCAGGATCTTGCAATTCTAGTCTTGTGAATCAAACCATCGCCGAAAGAGATTCAATAGTGCTCGACCTTAGATCAATCGAACTTCGGACACTGaagattttattagaaaaagaaaatacaatTGGCCGTCACGTTAAGAAACTACATGCACTTCTTTGATCTGGATTATTTTGTTCAAATATTGGACTACCGTGAGTTAAGGTatatatttattaagaaaaaaagggTATGTATGAAGACCggattatttttttcaaatatcgGACTAAAAGGTACATATATGAACAATGTTAAAATCTTGCAATATGAGAAAATCACGCATATTAAGAATTTGTTTTGTTTCAGTGACAAAAGAAATTAGTGTAATTTAAATTAGAAAAAACCTAGTGACGCCTCCCGTTGTTTCCAAAAATAAGAGATAGGTGGTGGTGGGACCTCAAGCTACAAAACTTGCGATCATACCTCTTTCACATAGCCTGTGTGCGTGGCCAGCATGCAACAAccctttttccaaaaaaaaacctCTTTCGCATAGCCCGTGTGCATGGCCAGCATGCAACGGCCGCCCATATCCTCTCCGAGCATATCCTCTTGCAGTGAGGAGCACCAAAACAGATAGTTGTTACAGTGACCAGAGATCACACTGACCATACCAAAAACGGCTCATAACTTCCGAAAGGCATAAAAAAACGCTCTAACTTCTGAATTCTAAAGGTGCATATATGAACAATGTTAAAATCTTGCAATATGAGAAAATCACGCATATTAAGAATTTGTTTTGTTCCGGTGACAAAAGAAATTAGTGTAATTTAAATTAGAAAAAACCTAGCGATGCCTCCCGTTGTTTCCAAAAATAAGAGATCGGTGGTGGTGGGACCCCGAGCTACAAAACTTGCGATCATACCTATTTCACATAGCCTGTGTGCATGGCCAGCATGCAACAAccctttttccaaaaaaaaatctctttcgCATAGCCTGTGTGTATGGCCAGCATGCAACGGGCGCCCATATCCTCTCCGAGCGTATCCTCTTGCAGTGAGGAGCACCAAAACAGATAGTTGTTACAGTGACCAGAGATCACACTGACCATACCAAAAACGGCTCATAACTTCCGAAAGGCATAAAAAAGCGCTCTAACTTCTGAATTCTGAAGGTACATATATGAACAATGTTAAAATCTTGCAATATGAGAAAATCACGCATATTAAGAATTTGTTTTGTTCCGGTGACAAAAGAAatttgtataatttaaattagAAAAAACCTAGCGATGCCTCCCGTTGTTTCCAAAAATAAGAGATCGGTAGTGGTGGGACCCCGAGCTACAAAACTTGCGATCATACCTATTTCACATAGCCTGTGTGCATGGCCAGCATGCAACAAccctttttccaaaaaaaaacctCTTTCGCATAGCCTATGTGCATGGCcagtgtagtggggcaaatccACGCATGACACGTGTCAGCTCGGTAGTTTACGCATGTCAGTTCGGCGTTAGGAACTACGCAGCTCGCACATGCCAGCTCGGCTGTGTCAATGGCCACCTCGCTGGGCCTCGTGGGCCGTCGCCTCCGAACACTTAGGGGCCGTCGCATAAAACCCTAAGgagactccgaaccctaaggggactttgactcccATAAGGAAACTACCACCCATTCGGCCCTATATAAGCAGCACCATAAGACCACACAAGGTACGCTTACACAAGTATTCTATACGATTACCCTATTCACaagctctactgacttgaccgtcggagcaaTTCCGGGGACACCAGTCCCGCTTTCCTCCTTTCTTTGCAGGACCCTTAGCTCGGATCAATCTCTCAGGTCGGCAGCACCCGACCAGCTCGGCTCGCAGCAGTacagctcggatctggtttttggcagtcaCATCAGCCAGAATGCAACGGCCGCCCATATCCTCTCCGAGCATATCCTCTTGCATTGAGGAGCACCAAAACAGATAGTTGTTACAGTGACCAGAGATCACACTGACCATACCAAAAACGGCTCATAACTTtcgaaaggcaaaaaaaaatgtTCTGACTTCTGAATTCTAAAGGTACATATATGAACAATGTTAAAATCTTGCAATATGAGAAAATCACGCATATTAAGAATTTGTTTTGTTCCGGTGACAAAAGAAATTAGTGTAATTTAAATTAGAAAAAACCTAGCGATGCCTCCCGTTGTTTCCAAAAATAAGAGATCGGTGGTGGTGGGACCCCGAACTACAAAACTTGCGATCATACCTATTTCACATAGCCTGTGTGCATGGCCAGCATGCAACAAccctttttccaaaaaaaaacctCTTTCGCATAGCCTGTGTGCGTGGCCAGCATGCAACGGCCGCCCATATCCTCTCCGAGCATATCCTCTTGCAGTGAGGAGCACCAAAACAGATAGTTGTTACAGTGACCAGAGATCACACTGACC containing:
- the LOC140034978 gene encoding receptor-like protein kinase HERK 1 isoform X1; the protein is MMRISTYQFLIRVLLPFCLVLTSLEFDPEDKYLIDCGSLDDTSVGDRVFLADSLNSSTLSTPEKIFLNASSNSIPSTYGRALYRTARIYNGTSRYSFTMKKTGRHWIRLYFFPFVNQYLNLSTSKFSVSAQNFTLLKDFQPSGAPTVKEYSLNLTDNILVLTFTPSTNSFAFLNALEVISLPNELIPSGAKTVDSNGENRNLERQALETVARINMGNETVPPQNDTLWRLWTSDSTYLASSALVVFVSNIGFVNYSSGRVSENIGPFSVYGTATKLNTASDERYMINATWLFHVDHGFDYFVRFHFCNILNPVPDNLYFNVFLNYDFAAKDLNLSTSGVPHYMDVVTRADSVDQLSVSIGTSSVQNALPNGILNGLEIMKISNSKDSLDASDAESQFKATTSKSKVWVYVGSALGLSVIVIVLVLVFALLCRGRRRKHMVHSTLDQYAMTGVSTEEKEHSIESSIISQSKRGYRFPFAAVQVATDNFSESQLIGVGGFGKVYKGALSDGTKVAVKRGFPQSRQGVAEFKTEIEMLSQFRHRHLVSLIGYCDERNEMIIIYEYMENGTLKDHLYGSDQPKLNWRHRLQICIGSARGLHYLHTGSNKAIIHRDVKSANILLDENLMAKVADFGISKTGPEFDQTHVSTAVKGSFGYLDPEYLTTQQLTDKSDVYSFGVVMIEILCGRPVIDPSQPRERVNLVEWAIKCFSIGEMEALVDPHIEGQAKPESLMKFKETALKCLADLGANRPPIGDVLWNLEAALQLQGSDQREGNEQSTNLYSETRVSTAQFSMGSVDGLAGVSMRRVFSQMVRAENAVDQSQKDTNI
- the LOC140034978 gene encoding receptor-like protein kinase HERK 1 isoform X2; protein product: MKKTGRHWIRLYFFPFVNQYLNLSTSKFSVSAQNFTLLKDFQPSGAPTVKEYSLNLTDNILVLTFTPSTNSFAFLNALEVISLPNELIPSGAKTVDSNGENRNLERQALETVARINMGNETVPPQNDTLWRLWTSDSTYLASSALVVFVSNIGFVNYSSGRVSENIGPFSVYGTATKLNTASDERYMINATWLFHVDHGFDYFVRFHFCNILNPVPDNLYFNVFLNYDFAAKDLNLSTSGVPHYMDVVTRADSVDQLSVSIGTSSVQNALPNGILNGLEIMKISNSKDSLDASDAESQFKATTSKSKVWVYVGSALGLSVIVIVLVLVFALLCRGRRRKHMVHSTLDQYAMTGVSTEEKEHSIESSIISQSKRGYRFPFAAVQVATDNFSESQLIGVGGFGKVYKGALSDGTKVAVKRGFPQSRQGVAEFKTEIEMLSQFRHRHLVSLIGYCDERNEMIIIYEYMENGTLKDHLYGSDQPKLNWRHRLQICIGSARGLHYLHTGSNKAIIHRDVKSANILLDENLMAKVADFGISKTGPEFDQTHVSTAVKGSFGYLDPEYLTTQQLTDKSDVYSFGVVMIEILCGRPVIDPSQPRERVNLVEWAIKCFSIGEMEALVDPHIEGQAKPESLMKFKETALKCLADLGANRPPIGDVLWNLEAALQLQGSDQREGNEQSTNLYSETRVSTAQFSMGSVDGLAGVSMRRVFSQMVRAENAVDQSQKDTNI